The following proteins are co-located in the Camelina sativa cultivar DH55 chromosome 12, Cs, whole genome shotgun sequence genome:
- the LOC104729911 gene encoding histone deacetylase 14 yields the protein MSMALIVRPHFVPGSAEISGSRRKNHHWIGFDLGNGLSLGRKHLLKPNGASICCSYGTDKDPLIPSIQHLADARLIYSVSAALGHNKESHPECSARVPAIVNALEKNELTPKFRGSQILELANFKTASIEDIANVHDRAYVFGLEKAMDEASDSGLIFIEGSGPTYATSTTFQDSLIAAGAGMALVDSVIAASRNSPDPPTGFALIRPPGHHAVPKGPMGFCVFGNVAIAARHAQLAHGLKRVFIIDFDVHHGNGTNDAFTEDPDIFFLSTHQDGSYPGTGKISDIGKGKGEGTTLNLPLPGGSGDIAMRTAFEEIIVPCVQRFKPDLILVSAGYDAHVLDPLANLQFTTGTYYSLAKDIKRLAKEVCGGRCVFFLEGGYNLESLSSSVTDSFRALLGEESLASEFDNPAYLYEEPMRKVRDAIDRAKSIHCL from the exons ATGTCCATGGCGCTAATCGTCCGACCTCACTTTGTTCCTG GAAGTGCTGAAATTTCTGGGAGTAGAAGGAAGAATCATCATTGGATCGGTTTCGATTTGGGAAACGGATTGAGTTTAGGGAGAAAACATCTTCTGAAACCCAATGGAGCTTCCATTTGTTGCTCATATGGTACAGACAAGGATCCTCTCATACCTTCTATCCAGCATTTAGCCGATGCTCGTCTCATTTATAGTGTTTCTGCAGCATTGGGTCATAACAAG GAATCACATCCAGAATGCAGTGCAAGAGTTCCTGCCATTGTTAATGCTCTTGAGAAGAATGAGCTCACTCCTAAG TTCCGCGGCTCACAGATTCTTGAACTCGCAAATTTCAAGACTGCAAGTATAGAAGATATAGCAAATGTTCACGACAGGGCTTATGTCTTTGGCCTAGAGAAG GCAATGGATGAGGCTTCAGATTCGGGACTAATTTTCATCGAAGGCTCTGGACCAACATATGCCACTTCTACG ACATTCCAAGATTCACTTATCGCAGCAGGAGCCGGAATGGCTTTAGTTGATTCAGTG ATCGCAGCATCCAGAAACAGCCCAGATCCTCCCACTGGTTTTGCATTGATAAGACCTCCAGGACACCACGCTGTACCAAAAGGTCCAATGGGGTTCTGCGTTTTTGGAAATGTGGCAATCGCAGCTCGTCACGCTCAACTCGCACATGGTCTGAAACGCGTCTTCATAATTGACTTTGATGTTCACCATGGGAATGGTACAAATGATGCATTTACTGAGGACCCTGAtatattctttttgtcaactcaTCAG GATGGAAGCTATCCTGGAACAGGAAAGATCAGTGACATAGGCAAAGGAAAAGGTGAAGGCACCACTCTAAATTTACCTCTACCTGGAGGGTCAGGTGATATTGCAATGAGAACTGCTTTTGAAGAAATCATAGTTCCATGTGTTCAACGGTTCAAGCCAGATCTTATTCTTGTCTCTGCTGG GTATGATGCTCATGTCCTGGATCCACTAGCAAATCTACAGTTCACGACAGGAACATACTACTCACTGGCGAAAGATATAAAGCGGTTGGCGAAAGAAGTGTGCGGAGGAcgttgtgtgtttttcttggaaGGAGGATACAATCTTGAGTCACTTTCATCATCTGTGACAGACTCGTTTCGAGCATTGCTTGGAGAAGAAAGCTTGGCATCAGAGTTTGATAACCCAGCCTATTTGTATGAAGAACCAATGAGAAAGGTGCGAGATGCAATTGATAGAGCCAAAAGTATCCATTGCTTATAA